In a single window of the Micromonospora sp. WMMD1155 genome:
- a CDS encoding cytidine deaminase, protein MDMRDTDRALVQAATAVAKLRCRSPRHTVASAARDADGRVFTGVNVHHVTGDVCAELVVIGTAATQGVTELETIVTVADRGREVTAPCDRCVRVLRDHFPALRVIVGPVDDLRVVPLVDLGTAAGNGTAG, encoded by the coding sequence ATGGACATGCGGGACACCGACCGTGCGTTGGTGCAGGCCGCCACGGCGGTCGCCAAGCTGCGCTGCCGCAGCCCACGGCACACCGTCGCCTCGGCCGCCCGTGATGCCGACGGGCGGGTGTTCACGGGCGTGAACGTCCACCACGTGACCGGAGACGTCTGCGCCGAGCTGGTCGTGATCGGCACGGCCGCCACGCAGGGCGTCACCGAGCTGGAGACGATCGTCACGGTCGCCGACCGGGGCCGCGAGGTCACCGCGCCGTGTGACAGGTGTGTACGGGTCCTGCGGGACCACTTCCCGGCCCTGCGGGTGATCGTCGGCCCGGTGGACGATCTGCGGGTGGTCCCGCTGGTGGACCTGGGCACGGCGGCCGGGAACGGCACGGCCGGCTGA
- a CDS encoding YciI family protein yields MRFDQHTVVLLARPSDPPELPQDAIDRIQDAHLAHQAGLVEQGLVLAAGPFLHGDDEHLRGFVVLSIGPDEARALYADDPAVRAGRLVARVTTWLLPEGNLRFESVPVPRSMMEAASGD; encoded by the coding sequence ATGCGATTCGATCAGCACACGGTCGTGCTCCTGGCCCGACCGTCGGATCCACCGGAACTGCCGCAGGACGCGATCGATCGGATTCAGGACGCGCACCTGGCCCACCAGGCGGGGCTCGTCGAGCAGGGCCTGGTGCTCGCCGCCGGGCCGTTCCTGCACGGCGACGACGAGCACCTACGAGGCTTCGTCGTGCTGTCCATCGGGCCGGACGAGGCGCGCGCCCTCTACGCCGACGACCCGGCGGTGCGTGCCGGCCGCCTGGTCGCCCGGGTCACGACGTGGCTGCTTCCGGAGGGCAACCTGCGGTTCGAGAGCGTGCCGGTGCCCCGATCGATGATGGAGGCGGCCTCCGGCGACTGA